ATGCTGGACCGGGGCATGGACCCGTTTCTGGGCAACGCCATTTACCTGGAAGCGCACCAGCAAAACACGGTCAACTTCTCGGAAGCCGAGTTTTCGACGGGGCTCGTGCGGTTCGGGGAGTTCAGTCTGGCGCTGCTGCTGCAACTCCTGTTACCCCTGCTGATCTTTTTTCTGGGTGCCGGTAGCGTAGCGGCCGACCGTGAAAACGGGACGCTCCGGCTGCTGATGAGCCAGGGGGCCAGTCCCTTGTCGCTGCTCGTCGGCAAAAGCCTCGGCCTCTGGGCCGTGATTATGGTTCTCTTTATTCCCCTGATGGGGCTGGCTGCGGTCGGATGGCTGCTGGCCCGGCCGGGACCGCCCCCGGCCGACGAAGTCTTTCGCCTGCTGGTGCTGGCGGGCACCTACGGATGGGCGCTGCTGCTCTACTGCGTCCTGGCGGTCGGGGTATCGGCCGTGAGCCGTACGGTGAAAACGGCTTGGGTGATGCTGATCGGCTTCTGGCTGGTGAGTCTGATGATCGTGCCCCGCGTCGGGCAGGCCATCGGGGCGGCGTTGTATCCGCTTCCCTCGCGGACCGAGTTTCAGGCGGCCATTCAGGCCGATCTGGTGCAGGCCGGGGACAGTCATAACCCCGACGACCCGCACTACCAGGCGCTCCGCGATTCGCTGCTGACGGCTTACAACGTCGATTCCGTCGTGCAACTGCCGTTCAACTACAGCGGGTACGTGATGGCGGAAGGAGAGAAAATCAGCGCTGCGCTCTACCAGCGCCACTACGCGCGGTTGCTGGCGCAGATCCGGCGACAGAACCGGGTGGCCCAGGCGTTCGTACTGTTCAGCCCGTACGTGGCCCTCAAGCCGCTGTCCATGGCCCTGACCGGCACCGATTTTACCAGCTACGTGGCCTTCCAGCAACAAGCCGAAGCGTATCGCTACGCCCTGGCCCAGCGCATGAACGAACTCCAGATCCGCCTCATCAGCAACCGACCCCACGCCGGAGAAAACCCCATCCTCAATCACGAACACTGGCAGGAGTTACCCGATTTTGAGCCGCAGCTCCGCCCCCTCGCCGCGCTGTTCCCGTCGGCCTGGTTCTCGCTGGGTGCGCTGGTCGGCTGGGGCTTGGCGCTGGCGGGAGGGCTGTTTTGGATCGCTCACCGTTTTTCCCCTGTCTGATATGTTCCCTCTTCTTTTCCGCAATTTCCTTCGTGCCACCGGCGTGCAAATCGGACTAGTCCTCCTTTTTCTGCTGGGGCTGCTCAGTTTGTACAACGGGCGGCAGTTTCTGGACCGGCAGGCGTACCAGCGACGGGAGGTGGTGGCTTCCCAGCAGGAAGACCTGCAGCGCCAGCTTCAGTTTCATCCCGATGATCTGGGTGATGTGTTGTACTACGTGCGCTTTGCCTTCGTCAACGACACCCCGCCCCTGGCCGGACTCAGCCTCGGTCAACGCGACCTGCACCCCTCGATTCAGCGGGTAACCATTCGTACGCTGGAAGCCCAGAAGTACGACGCCGACCTGCAGAATCCGATGCATCTGCTGTTGGGTTCGCTCGACTTCAGTTTTGTGGTGATTTACCTGTTTCCGCTTCTGATCATCGCCTTTACCTACCACCTGATCTCAGAAGAGCGGGAGAACGGTACCTGGCGGCTGGTAGCGGTGCAGAGCCGTCGCCTGCTGGGGTTCGTGGCGCAACTGTTTCTGGTGCGGGCGGCGGTCGTGATCGGCCTGCTGCTGGTGCTACTGCTGCTGGCGCTCCCCTGGCTGGACATTCCCCTCGACCTACTCTTCCTCGCGTTTACCGCGCTGGCGGTGCTCTACGTCCTCGGGTGGTTCGGGCTCAGCTTCTGGGTGGCTTCGCTGTACCGCGATTCCCGTACCAATGCCGCCTGGCTGGTATCCCTCTGGGTGCTGCTGCTGATCCTGCTGCCCGCCGCCGCCAACCAGTGGATTCTGATGCGCTCTCCGCTGCCAGACGCACTGGAGACCACCCTGGAGCAACGCAAGGGGTATCATGAAAAGTGGGACTTTCCCCAGGGCGTGACGATGACCAAGTTTTACGCGCGTTACCCGCAGTTCAAAAAATACCCGCTGGCCGATACGACAGCGTTCAACTGGCCCTGGTACTACGCCATGCAGCACATGGGCGACGAAGCCGCCGCCACCACGTCGGATGCGTTTCAACAAAAGGTCACCCAGCGCCTGAAGGACAGCCAACAGCTCAGCTGGTGGATTCCACCCCTGCACACGCAATTTTACCTGACAGCCCTAGCCCGAACCGGCCTGGACAATCAACTCCGTTTTCTGGAGAACACCACGCAGTTTCACGAGCGGCTGCGCCTCTTTTTCTATCCCCAACTCTTTACCAACCAATCCACAAATAGTGTCCGCTGGGAAGAGCTGCCGGTAGAAACGTTTGTCGACCGTGCCCCCCTGGCGTACGGCGCGATGTTTCTCCCGCCCCTCCTTTTTCTCCTGGCGGGAATCGGCCTGGGCGTCCTGAATTTCCAACGCCATCGCTACTCCCTTTGATTTTAACGTCCACGAACCATGATTGAAACGTTTGCCCTGACCAAACAATACGACCCCGCCCGTCCGCCCGCCCTCGACCAACTGAACCTGCGGGTGCAGCCGGGGGAAATCTTCTGCCTGCTGGGACAGAACGGCGCCGGGAAAACCACCACCATCAACCTGCTCCTGGGCTTCCTCCCCCCGACCTCGGGACGAGCCCTCATCAACGGCATTTCGGTAGCGGAAAGTCCGCAGGAAACCCGGCAGCACGTGGCGTACCTGCCCGAAACCGTCATGTTATATCCGAACTTGACGGGACTGGAAAACCTGGCGTTCTTCTCCCGCCTGGCCGGATTTCGCCACGCCTCTTCCACCCTGCACGAGCTGCTGACCCGGGCGGGACTGCCGGCCGAGGCGCACGGACGGCGGGTCGGTACCTACTCGAAAGGCATGCGGCAGAAGGTGGGCATCGCCATTGCACTGGCCAAGCAAGCCAAGGCGCTGTTATTGGACGAACCGACCTCCGGGCTGGACCCCAAGGCCAGCAACGAGTTTTCTGCTCTGCTGACCACCCTGTCACAGGACGGAACGGCGATTCTGATGGCGACGCACGACATTTTCCGGGCCCGAGAAGTGGGCACCCACATCGGCATCATGTGGCAGGGGCAACTCATGCAGACTCTGGCGACCCCGCAGGTAACGGCGCAGGAACTGGAATCCCTCTACTTGCAGACCGTAAGCAGTTAATTGCCGCTCTTTTTATCAAAAGAGGGCCTAGCTACAGCGGACCTGTTTCCTACTGGCAGAAAAGTGCTCTGTCCTGATGAGCCGACCCCTTAGTTTCGCACCGAGGGTTTTTTCAAAGAGTTATGACATCATTTAGCGTATTCCCCTGGGTACTGCTGGCCGGTGTATTCGTCAGTAGCCCCATGCTCTTGCGGGCACAAGCCCCGTTTGTATTTCAGCAGGTTTCCGTCGAACCGGGCACGCGTCAGACGTTTCAAATTCCGGTTATGAGCGATCAGGATACTACCTTTTTACCCGTGGTGGTGGTCCACGGCCGACGTCCCGGTCCGGTGCTGGGCATCACTGCGGGGGTGCACGGCTACGAATACGCACCCATTCTGGCGGGTCAGCTGCTACTGCCGCGCCTCGATCCGGACTCGCTCACCGGCACCGTGCTCCTGGTCCCCCTGGCGAATGTACCCGCTTTTCTAGGACGCAGTCCTTACCTCAATCCGCTGGATCGTAAGAACCTGAACCGGGTCTTCCCAGGAAATCCTGACGGCAGCATTACCGAACGAATGGCTGACCTGATCACCCGCCTCGTGATCGCCCGAGCCGATTTCTTCCTCGACATGCACGCGGGCGACGCGCCCGAAGATCTACGACCCTACGTCGGTTACTACACCTCCCCACGGCTGCCCGACGCGTCGGCTCAGGGAGAGCGTATGGCCCAGGCCATGGGCTTCGACCATCTGGTACAATTTCGGGTCGCTCCCGAACGCCTGGACGAACCCAGCCAGTACTGCTCGCAGGAGGCCTTTCACCGAAAGATTCCGGCCATCGACATCGAATGCGGAAAACTGGGCACGACTTCCTCGACGGAACTGAAACGCATTGTAGAGGGCGTCATGGGACTGCTGCGTGCGCTGGAAATGTGGCCGGGCACGCCCCAGCAAACGCCCGGACAATTGATGATTCGGGAGCGATACAGTGTCGACAGTGTACACGACGGCATTTTCTACCCCCTGAAACAAAGCGGCGAGTACGTGCAGGAAGGCATGCGGGTAGGCTACATCACGGACTTTTTCGGCCAACGCCTCACGGAGGTGCATGCCAACGCCACCGGAGTGATCCTTTACATCTTGGGCACGCCCCCAGTTCGCCAGGGTGAAACGATCGTCCGGATCGGCGTGCCCGACACCCGGACGCCGGATCGTTAAGCGGTCATCTCCCGGAGGGCACTCACCAAATGATCTAGGTCGGCCAGGGAAGTGTAAAGATGGGGCGTTACTCGCACGCCTTTCACCTCCAGGATGTCCTTGGCGACGGTGAAAATCCGGTACTTGTCGAACAGCATGGCCGCCAGCTCCTTCGAGTCCATCCCTTGAATACCCACGTTGGCAATGGCACAGTAGCGATGCGCTTCCTGTGGCGTGTTGATCACCACGCCTGGCAGGTCTTTCACCTGATCGCGCCAGTACGTCGTCAGGTAGCGCAACCGCTCTTCCTTCGCCTGCGCCCCGATCTGCGCGTGAAACGCGATGGCCTCCGCAATGGCGAGGTCGTTGTGGCACGGCAGCGTCCCGATGTGGTCAAACTTGCGGATGTCGTCGGCCGGGTAGGTATCGTCGCCGAACAGAGGCCAGACGTTCGGAATTTTTTCCTTTTTGATGTAGAGAATGCCCGTTCCCAGCGGAGCGCCCAACCACTTGTGTAGGCTCGCACCCAGGTAGTCGCAGCCCAAATCCGGGATCTTGAAATCGGTGTGTGCAAACGCATGTGCCGAATCGGAGATGACCTCGACGCCATGCCGGTGGGCCATGTCGGCGATCTTGCGGACGGGCAGGATCTGTCCGGTTGTGTTGATCAGGTGGGTGACCAAAAGCACCTTGGTGCGGGGGGTGATCGCCTTCTCGTAGGCAGCCACAATTTCCTTGTCTGACCGGGGATGAAACGGCAGGTCGATGAGGGTGTTGACCGTGCCGAAGCGGCGGGTACGCATGGCAAAGCACTGCAACATGCTGTAGTAATCCTGCGAAGTCAGGAGGGCTTCGTCGCCCGGTGCCAGTTGCAGACCCATGATGACGGTATCCAGCGCTTCGGTGGTGTTGCGGCACAGACTTAGTTCCTCCGGCGCACAGCCCGCCAGCGTAGCCACCTGCTCCACCAGCCGGGCCCGGTCTTCTTTGAAGTCGCGGCGCATGTAAAAAGAATGGTGGGCGTTGATCCGCCGCAGGTCTTCTTCCTGTGCCCGCAGGACCGGCTCGGCCACCAGGCTGTAGTAGCCGTTTTCCAGGTTGATAAAGTCGGGAGCGACCCGATACGCCTGCCGGATCTCGTTCCAGTAGGTTTCGTCGCGAGCCAGCGCTGTCGCCGACAGATGCGCCCGTTGGCGACGCGCTTCCCGGAGTCGTGGCAGCACCGAAGTAGGCAGCAGGGAGCCGACCATCAACCCGGCCGAGAGCCCCCCTGCCTTTTTCATAAAATTTCTTCTACTACGGTTCTTCATATGCTTGTCGTGCAAATCAACCTATTCTCTTATTGAATCGATTAAAAATAGCCTTCATTACCAAACAAAATCTAATATTTCACCCAGTAGTCAGAATAAATGCATTGCGCACCTCTATCTAACTGACTGACGAAAGTGTCTGTCGCACGCGGCGACATAGCTCTCTTCCTTCAGAAACGAACAGCTCATCTCGCCGAAGAAGGCTAGTTCGGCTGATCCCGTACAGAAGTTTTCCACCGGAGGGGCACACGCAGGGACACGACGTGGTTCCGTCCGGGCTCCGGCAGATTCAACAGCCGGTAGCGGCTCAGGTGGTTCATGTAGCGTTCGTCCAGCAGATTCCGCACCTGCCATTCCAGCGTACACGACCAGGCGTCGAACGCCAGGGTGATTCCTGCGGCCGTTTCCACCAGTGCGTAACCGGGCGTGGCCGGTTCGTTCCGGTCGACCCGGCGCTGGGCGGCGAACTGATGGTAGCTGACGCGCACGAAAAGGTTCTGCACACGTTTCCGGTCCTGGAGCAGGCTCCATTCCGCCTCCTGCAAACACGAAAACGGGGGTGTAAACGGAAGCGGGGTGGCCTCGTTCAGGTTCTGGTTCCAGACATACTCTACGGCGGTGAGGAGCGTGACGCCGCGCAGGGGTTGGTAGCGGACCTGCCACTCGCCGCCGGTATAGACCGCCCGGGCCTGCACGTAGCGGTAAATCTGACCGGCTTCGGCCAGGGAAAACCACTCTCCTTCCGGAAAGAACTCGCTGGGCGGCAGCCGGAGCGCATACTGCACCGAGGGACGCAGGTAGAGGTAGTTGTCGTAATAACTGAAAAAGGGCGAGAGCGAAAGGAAAAACGAAGGCCGGGGCGTCCATTCTACGGCAAGGTCCCCCTGCCAGCCCCGCTCCGAACGCAGGTCGGCGTCGCCTACTTCGTGGCGCATCGTGCCGTGGTGCATCCCGTTCGCCGACAGTTCCACCGGTGTCGGCATCCGAAAGCTGGTTCCGGCATGGACCTTGACCCGCAGCGACTCCCGCGGCTCCCATCGGACTCCCAGCGCGCCCGACAGATTGCCGAACGAACGGTCGATCGACGGATTGCGCTGCCGATCAAACTGCCAGGTTCCGGTGGTATCGTACACCGGCTCCCGGTAGGCGGCAATCTGGTGCCGGGCTCCGTCGACGCGCACGCCGCCCTCCCATGTCCAGGCCGGATGCGGTTGCCAGGTATGAATGCCGAAAAGCCCGGTACTGCCCGAGGTGTAGTCGGGTAACAGAAATTCGAACCCGCTCCGGCGGTTGCGTTGCTGCTGGAACGAGAGGCCCCACACTTGCTGGTGTTGAGCGCCGAGCGAATGGTGCCAGCGCAGGTGGGCCGTGCCGGTTTGCAGCACCAGCCCCAGGCCCAGGTTGTCTTCCGGCAGCGGACCGTAGTACCCATGCGCATGGGGCAGGGACTCTTCCCGACGGTCGTTGCGCTGGTAGCCCAAGTCCAGTTCCCACCAGCCTCCGGGACGTAACCAGGTGGCGTTAACCAGCAGTTTGTCGTGATGATTCACCTGGCGGGGCAGATCCTGGTTGCGGTAGTTGCCATCGTGGGCCAATTGGTAGGCGCGGGGAATGCCGTGCGAGCCGGTAAACAGGCCGACCCGCTGGGCGAAGTGACTGCCGTGGACCTGCAGCTGCCAGTGGTCGTTGCGCCACCCCCACGATCCGGCGACGTTCCGTTCCTGGCCGGCCGAGTTTTTCAGCCGTTCCCCTTCGATGGGCAGCACGTAGCGGTTATAAGTAAAGGTCGAGGCCGGCACCCGGTAGTCGGCGTAATCCTGTGTGGAGAGGCGTAGCCGGTAGGTGTGCCGTGACGTCTGCCCCCGCACCACCCCGGACGTTCCCCATAGGCTGTTGTTGCCTTTGTAGACCTGATAGAGTTCTGCCTGCCCCTCCCCCACGGGTGGAAACTCGGGCGGTTGCAGGGCGATCACGCCGCCCATGGCGTCCGATCCGTAGCGAAGAGCACCAGGGCCCTTCACAATGGCCACCCGTTCCAGGTCGTAGGGATCGATTTCCAGACCATGGTCTGCGCCCCATTGCTGTCCCTGCTGGGCAATTCCTTTGTCGTTGACCTGAATGCGGTTGAAACTCATGCCCCGGATCACCGGTTTGCCAATGCCCGTGCCGGTGGTGATGGCGCTCAACCCCGGTAATTTTTCCAGCGCTTCGGCAAAGTTGCCCGCCGCCTGGTAACGCCGCAGAAACGCCTGATCGATGACGAGCGTCGGTAACGAAGGAATGGGATCAGGCGTCTGGTCAGTCTGCGTAATGGTGACACCCGCTAGCTCCTGCGTGACGGGATCGAGCCGGACCTCCCATTTCTGATAAGGTTGCCGTAGCTGTACCGTGTCCGTTCGGGTCTGATAGCCGATATGGCGGACGGTAACCTCGTAGGCACCCGGTCGCAGGCGTGCCAGCACAAACTGCCCCTGCGCATCCGTAGCGGTTCCCCGGGAGGAAGTAGCTCCCTCCAGG
This region of Catalinimonas alkaloidigena genomic DNA includes:
- a CDS encoding ABC transporter permease — encoded protein: MRFSTELLLARQVWDTAFRTRAVVALFVLVGLAGVAATWLGWTTYRQQEATRAHYQQAAREDWLGNPDKHPHRMAHYGHFAFRARSPLSMLDRGMDPFLGNAIYLEAHQQNTVNFSEAEFSTGLVRFGEFSLALLLQLLLPLLIFFLGAGSVAADRENGTLRLLMSQGASPLSLLVGKSLGLWAVIMVLFIPLMGLAAVGWLLARPGPPPADEVFRLLVLAGTYGWALLLYCVLAVGVSAVSRTVKTAWVMLIGFWLVSLMIVPRVGQAIGAALYPLPSRTEFQAAIQADLVQAGDSHNPDDPHYQALRDSLLTAYNVDSVVQLPFNYSGYVMAEGEKISAALYQRHYARLLAQIRRQNRVAQAFVLFSPYVALKPLSMALTGTDFTSYVAFQQQAEAYRYALAQRMNELQIRLISNRPHAGENPILNHEHWQELPDFEPQLRPLAALFPSAWFSLGALVGWGLALAGGLFWIAHRFSPV
- a CDS encoding DUF3526 domain-containing protein, whose amino-acid sequence is MFPLLFRNFLRATGVQIGLVLLFLLGLLSLYNGRQFLDRQAYQRREVVASQQEDLQRQLQFHPDDLGDVLYYVRFAFVNDTPPLAGLSLGQRDLHPSIQRVTIRTLEAQKYDADLQNPMHLLLGSLDFSFVVIYLFPLLIIAFTYHLISEERENGTWRLVAVQSRRLLGFVAQLFLVRAAVVIGLLLVLLLLALPWLDIPLDLLFLAFTALAVLYVLGWFGLSFWVASLYRDSRTNAAWLVSLWVLLLILLPAAANQWILMRSPLPDALETTLEQRKGYHEKWDFPQGVTMTKFYARYPQFKKYPLADTTAFNWPWYYAMQHMGDEAAATTSDAFQQKVTQRLKDSQQLSWWIPPLHTQFYLTALARTGLDNQLRFLENTTQFHERLRLFFYPQLFTNQSTNSVRWEELPVETFVDRAPLAYGAMFLPPLLFLLAGIGLGVLNFQRHRYSL
- a CDS encoding ABC transporter ATP-binding protein → MIETFALTKQYDPARPPALDQLNLRVQPGEIFCLLGQNGAGKTTTINLLLGFLPPTSGRALINGISVAESPQETRQHVAYLPETVMLYPNLTGLENLAFFSRLAGFRHASSTLHELLTRAGLPAEAHGRRVGTYSKGMRQKVGIAIALAKQAKALLLDEPTSGLDPKASNEFSALLTTLSQDGTAILMATHDIFRAREVGTHIGIMWQGQLMQTLATPQVTAQELESLYLQTVSS
- a CDS encoding succinylglutamate desuccinylase/aspartoacylase family protein, with the protein product MTSFSVFPWVLLAGVFVSSPMLLRAQAPFVFQQVSVEPGTRQTFQIPVMSDQDTTFLPVVVVHGRRPGPVLGITAGVHGYEYAPILAGQLLLPRLDPDSLTGTVLLVPLANVPAFLGRSPYLNPLDRKNLNRVFPGNPDGSITERMADLITRLVIARADFFLDMHAGDAPEDLRPYVGYYTSPRLPDASAQGERMAQAMGFDHLVQFRVAPERLDEPSQYCSQEAFHRKIPAIDIECGKLGTTSSTELKRIVEGVMGLLRALEMWPGTPQQTPGQLMIRERYSVDSVHDGIFYPLKQSGEYVQEGMRVGYITDFFGQRLTEVHANATGVILYILGTPPVRQGETIVRIGVPDTRTPDR
- a CDS encoding aminotransferase class V-fold PLP-dependent enzyme → MKKAGGLSAGLMVGSLLPTSVLPRLREARRQRAHLSATALARDETYWNEIRQAYRVAPDFINLENGYYSLVAEPVLRAQEEDLRRINAHHSFYMRRDFKEDRARLVEQVATLAGCAPEELSLCRNTTEALDTVIMGLQLAPGDEALLTSQDYYSMLQCFAMRTRRFGTVNTLIDLPFHPRSDKEIVAAYEKAITPRTKVLLVTHLINTTGQILPVRKIADMAHRHGVEVISDSAHAFAHTDFKIPDLGCDYLGASLHKWLGAPLGTGILYIKKEKIPNVWPLFGDDTYPADDIRKFDHIGTLPCHNDLAIAEAIAFHAQIGAQAKEERLRYLTTYWRDQVKDLPGVVINTPQEAHRYCAIANVGIQGMDSKELAAMLFDKYRIFTVAKDILEVKGVRVTPHLYTSLADLDHLVSALREMTA
- a CDS encoding TonB-dependent receptor; translated protein: MWGWALVFILVSGSAWAQGTRCTLSGQVVDRTQAGLPGATVVVVALEGATSSRGTATDAQGQFVLARLRPGAYEVTVRHIGYQTRTDTVQLRQPYQKWEVRLDPVTQELAGVTITQTDQTPDPIPSLPTLVIDQAFLRRYQAAGNFAEALEKLPGLSAITTGTGIGKPVIRGMSFNRIQVNDKGIAQQGQQWGADHGLEIDPYDLERVAIVKGPGALRYGSDAMGGVIALQPPEFPPVGEGQAELYQVYKGNNSLWGTSGVVRGQTSRHTYRLRLSTQDYADYRVPASTFTYNRYVLPIEGERLKNSAGQERNVAGSWGWRNDHWQLQVHGSHFAQRVGLFTGSHGIPRAYQLAHDGNYRNQDLPRQVNHHDKLLVNATWLRPGGWWELDLGYQRNDRREESLPHAHGYYGPLPEDNLGLGLVLQTGTAHLRWHHSLGAQHQQVWGLSFQQQRNRRSGFEFLLPDYTSGSTGLFGIHTWQPHPAWTWEGGVRVDGARHQIAAYREPVYDTTGTWQFDRQRNPSIDRSFGNLSGALGVRWEPRESLRVKVHAGTSFRMPTPVELSANGMHHGTMRHEVGDADLRSERGWQGDLAVEWTPRPSFFLSLSPFFSYYDNYLYLRPSVQYALRLPPSEFFPEGEWFSLAEAGQIYRYVQARAVYTGGEWQVRYQPLRGVTLLTAVEYVWNQNLNEATPLPFTPPFSCLQEAEWSLLQDRKRVQNLFVRVSYHQFAAQRRVDRNEPATPGYALVETAAGITLAFDAWSCTLEWQVRNLLDERYMNHLSRYRLLNLPEPGRNHVVSLRVPLRWKTSVRDQPN